A section of the Ruania halotolerans genome encodes:
- a CDS encoding carbohydrate ABC transporter permease — MTTPTRRTGGNRTPSARASRLLANSLTYAFLIAGAALMLGPFLFSLLTSLKTSRQFNTTWPVSLPDPATAENFTALFSEQYNFVVPIAVTAQVVLVLVLGQMVCSILAAYAFAQLDFPGRDTLFWVYIATLMIPAVVTIIPLYSIMTSLGLKNTFLGLVLPFMFGSPYAIFLLRENFRSTPADVLDAATIDGAGIWRRLWQIMVPMNKPILATLLLITVVTQWNNFLWPLIIAPAEEWNVITVATAALQTQYAGNWTLVMAATTIAIAPLVTLFIIFQKQITSSLGVTGVR; from the coding sequence ATGACCACGCCCACGCGGCGCACCGGAGGCAACCGGACGCCGTCGGCACGCGCCTCGCGGCTGCTCGCGAACAGCCTGACCTATGCGTTCCTCATCGCGGGTGCAGCCCTGATGCTCGGACCGTTCCTGTTCTCGCTGCTCACCTCGCTGAAGACCTCCCGTCAGTTCAATACGACGTGGCCGGTGAGCCTGCCGGACCCGGCCACCGCAGAGAACTTCACCGCACTCTTCTCCGAGCAGTACAACTTCGTGGTGCCGATCGCCGTCACGGCACAGGTGGTGCTGGTGCTCGTACTCGGTCAGATGGTCTGTTCCATCCTGGCCGCCTACGCCTTCGCCCAGCTCGACTTCCCCGGGCGGGACACACTGTTCTGGGTGTACATCGCCACCTTGATGATTCCTGCGGTGGTCACCATCATCCCGCTGTACTCGATCATGACCTCCCTCGGGTTGAAGAACACTTTCCTCGGCTTGGTGCTGCCGTTCATGTTCGGCTCCCCGTATGCGATCTTCCTGCTCCGGGAGAATTTCCGGTCCACCCCCGCGGATGTGCTGGATGCCGCGACCATCGACGGCGCCGGCATCTGGCGCCGCCTGTGGCAGATCATGGTGCCGATGAACAAGCCGATCCTGGCCACTCTGCTGCTCATCACCGTGGTGACCCAGTGGAACAACTTCCTCTGGCCGCTGATCATCGCCCCGGCCGAAGAATGGAACGTCATCACCGTGGCCACCGCCGCGCTGCAGACCCAGTACGCGGGCAACTGGACGCTGGTGATGGCGGCCACCACG